One window from the genome of Onychomys torridus unplaced genomic scaffold, mOncTor1.1, whole genome shotgun sequence encodes:
- the LOC118575225 gene encoding zinc finger X-linked protein ZXDB has protein sequence MEIPRLLPARGTPQGGGGGCCPAGGGGVHRAPDSLACQAPTRRLLLLRGAQDGGPGPRSAEAQRASRGLGPSPSTNRLAPRPDHPSRDGGGGGGGGGGGGVGGGGGGGGEGGGGGGGGGGGGGSGSGSDDFFLLLLDPVGGDVETVGSEQAGGPAWREEAEAGPGPERRRESGANPAGRSEPGPRCLPAVPAPSPLPAAGPGPGPAAAFAGTITIHNQDLLLRFENGVLTLTTPPLPAWEPGVAPFPQPQPPPPGGLIAPQAGFPPAAAAQLGDCPELPPDLLLAEPAEPAPAPAPPEEEAEAPAAAQSPRGPLVPGPGVVLYLCPEAQCGQTFAKKHQLKVHLLTHSSSQGQRPFKCPLSGCGWTFTTSYKLKRHLQSHDKLRPFGCPVEGCGKSFTTVYNLKAHMKGHEQENSFKCEVCEESFPTQAKLSTHQRSHFEPERPYQCAFSGCKKTFITVSALFSHNRAHFREQELFACSFPGCSKQYDKACRLKIHLRSHTGERPFLCDFDGCGWNFTSMSKLLRHKRKHEDDRRFTCPVEGCGKSFTRAEHLKGHSITHLGTKPFVCPVEGCCARFSARSSLYIHSKKHLQDVGAWKNRCPVSTCNKLFTSKHSMKTHMAKRHNLSQDLLAQLEAANSLTPSSELTSQGPNDLGGAELVSLFSDVPGHGSAAVLDTALVNSGILTIDVASVNSTLAGGLPADSNNHSLGQAVDPRALRAPSDLPQSLDTSLFFRTSVAGYQQSPLDVDDVSGGNVGLFGSLALKNSSLEPQVLTPSNKLTVDTEALTPSSTLCENSVSELLTPAKADWSMHPESDFFGHEEETQFGFSNPTGSHASQKETDLITVTGAPFLI, from the coding sequence ATGGAAATCCCGAGGCTGCTCCCCGCTCGCGGGACACCacagggcggcggcggcggctgctgccCCGCGGGTGGCGGCGGGGTCCACCGAGCCCCGGACTCTCTGGCTTGTCAGGCCCCCACGCGCCGCCTCCTACTGCTCCGGGGGGCCCAAGATGGCGGGCCGGGGCCGCGGAGCGCAGAGGCCCAGAGGGCCTCACGGGGCCTGGGCCCGAGCCCCAGCACGAACCGGTTGGCGCCGAGGCCGGATCACCCGAGCcgcgacggcggcggcggcggcggcggtggcggcggcggcggcgtcggcggcggaggaggaggaggaggagaaggaggaggcggaggcggaggcggcggcggcggcggcggcagcggcagcggcagcgacGACTTCTTCCTGTTGCTGCTTGACCCGGTGGGTGGCGATGTAGAAACAGTGGGCTCGGAGCAGGCCGGAGGGCCGGCGTGGAGggaggaggccgaggcaggcccGGGGCCCGAGCGGCGGCGCGAGAGCGGCGCGAACCCCGCGGGGCGGTCCGAGCCGGGCCCCCGCTGCCTGCCGGCCGTCCCGGCTCCGTCCCCGCTCCCCGCGGCGGGCCCGGGCCCGGGCCCGGCGGCGGCCTTCGCGGGCACCATCACTATCCACAACCAGGACTTGCTGCTGCGCTTCGAGAACGGCGTCctcaccctgaccacgcccccgcTGCCGGCCTGGGAGCCGGGGGTCGCGCCTTTCCCGcagccgcagccgccgccgcccggGGGACTGATCGCCCCGCAGGCCGGCTTTCCGCCCGCCGCCGCGGCGCAGCTGGGCGACTGCCCCGAGCTGCCACCGGACCTCCTGCTGGCGGAGCCGGCGGAACCGGCGCCCGCCCCGGCGCCTCCGGAGGAGGAGGCCGAGGCCCCGGCCGCCGCCCAGAGCCCCCGCGGGCCTCTGGTCCCGGGCCCGGGCGTGGTGCTGTACCTGTGCCCGGAGGCGCAGTGCGGACAGACCTTCGCCAAGAAGCACCAGCTGAAGGTGCACCTGCTGACacacagcagcagccagggccAGCGGCCCTTCAAGTGCCCCCTGAGCGGCTGCGGCTGGACCTTCACCACGTCTTACAAGCTCAAGAGACACCTGCAGTCGCACGACAAGCTGCGGCCATTTGGCTGCCCGGTGGAGGGCTGTGGCAAGAGCTTCACCACCGTGTACAACCTCAAAGCGCACATGAAGGGGCACGAGCAGGAGAACTCCTTCAAATGCGAGGTGTGCGAGGAGAGCTTCCCCACGCAGGCCAAGCTCAGCACCCACCAGCGCAGCCACTTCGAGCCCGAGAGGCCTTACCAGTGTGCGTTCTCTGGCTGCAAGAAGACGTTCATTACTGTGAGTGCCCTCTTTTCTCATAACCGCGCCCATTTCAGGGAACAGGAACTCTTTGCCTGCTCCTTCCCTGGCTGCAGCAAGCAGTATGACAAGGCTTGCAGGCTCAAGATTCACCTGCGCAGCCACACGGGGGAGAGACCTTTCCTTTGTGACTTTGACGGCTGTGGCTGGAACTTCACCAGCATGTCCAAGCTCTTAAGACACAAGAGGAAGCACGAGGACGACCGCAGGTTCACCTGTCCCGTGGAGGGCTGTGGCAAGTCCTTCACCAGGGCCGAACACCTGAAAGGCCACAGCATCACCCACCTGGGCACGAAGCCTTTCGTGTGCCCCGTGGAAGGCTGCTGTGCCAGGTTCTCTGCCCGGAGCAGCCTCTACATCCACTCCAAGAAGCACTTGCAGGACGTGGGCGCTTGGAAAAACCGTTGCCCGGTCTCCACCTGTAACAAGCTCTTCACGTCCAAGCACAGCATGAAGACCCACATGGCCAAGAGGCACAACCTCAGCCAGGACCTCCTGGCCCAGCTGGAAGCCGCCAACTCCCTGACACCCAGCAGCGAGCTCACCAGCCAGGGGCCGAACGATCTCGGCGGTGCAGAGCTGGTGTCTCTCTTCTCCGACGTGCCTGGCCACGGTTCTGCTGCGGTGCTGGACACGGCCTTGGTCAATTCTGGGATCTTGACTATTGACGTGGCCTCTGTGAACTCGACTCTCGCGGGAGGTCTCCCTGCCGATAGTAATAACCACTCCTTAGGGCAAGCGGTGGACCCCCGGGCCCTCAGGGCCCCCAGTGACCTTCCCCAGAGTCTGGATACCTCTCTCTTCTTCAGAACCTCGGTGGCTGGTTATCAGCAGAGCCCCTTAGACGTGGACGATGTCTCCGGCGGAAACGTGGGGCTCTTTGGCTCCTTGGCTCTGAAAAACTCAAGCCTGGAGCCCCAGGTTTTGACGCCCAGCAATAAGTTAACCGTGGACACGGAAGCTCTGACCCCCTCCAGCACCCTCTGTGAAAACAGTGTCTCGGAACTACTGACCCCTGCCAAAGCCGATTGGAGCATGCATCCCGAGTCTGACTTCTTTGGGCACGAGGAAGAAACCCAGTTTGGATTCTCCAATCCCACAGGAAGCCATGCCTCTCAGAAAGAAACAGATCTGATCACGGTGACTGGCGCCCCTTTTTTGATATGA